Genomic window (Methanobacterium formicicum):
TAAACTGGTGGAATTCATTGAAAGGACATACTATTATGTTAAAATAGCGATAAACAAGTATTCTAATGCCTTTTCAAACCATTTATATTCACAACATACTTTATTCACGATATTAGCAATGAAAATTTACACAAAATCAACATATCGTGAAATCACTGATGTTATTGATGTATCGGACGTAATTAAGAGATATTTGAGAATAAAAAAGGTTCCGCACTTTACAACAATCCAAAAATTCTTTAAACGATTACCTTCAGAACAAATTAGAGAAATTAACCAATTAATACTATTATTAAACGATATTAAAGCAGATATAATAGCATTGGACGGCTCTGGTTTTACGAATGATTATGCAGACAAATATTATGCAAAAATACGGCAAAAAGAAAGAAAAAGCTACATAAAAAACCATTTAACAATAGACGTGAAAACACGTCTTATTTTATATTATCAAACTTCGCGCGGACCAAAATATGATACACAATTTGCAAAACCTGCATTAAGACAAATCAAAAAGTATAAACCAGATTACATAGTAGCAGACAAAGCATATGACACAGAACCAATAAGAAAATGCATAAATGAAGAAATCAAAGCATTTGACCAAATACCCCTCAAAAACAGAGCAAAAAAAGGACAATACAGACTAAAAAGCCCAACAATATTCCGACACAAAATATACAAAAAAAGAAACAACATAGAAAGCATATTTTCAACAATAAAAAGAAAATTTAACGGCACAAACCACAGCAGAAGCACACAACTATCAAACAAAGAAACCAAACTCAAAAACACAATATACAACATCTACAGAACAACACAAATCAACTAAAAAAAAGGGTTTCTACAAAGCCTTAATTTTATTTAATTTTTCAGGGCTGGAAATGGTAAATTAAATTAAATAAAGAAGTAGTCACCGCAAAATTTTGCTTCACTATATATAGCGGCACATCAAAAATCACGAATTTTGATTAGCTTCCAGTTTTTGACTTATATGTTGATATATTTCCTTGGTTACTCCAACGGTCCTAATAAAATCGTTGGAATACCTTATATCTCCCCTTCGTGGGTTGTCCTTTCCCATATGTGCGTCTATTATAATCTGTTATTTTAAAATAATGGTAGTTCAGAGAAAATTTATTATTATATGATCTTATTAAGGATAGATAATTATGTATTGAGAACGTTTATTTCTATAAACTGGTTAGATTGCATTTTTTAAATTCATTTAGGCTATTTAAGATATATTATATGTCATTTTTCTATTTTATCAAATTTTACCTTATTTAAGTCTTTTAAATTAAATTTAGTAAATTATTGCAGTTCTGTGGATGGAAGATTTACCAATTTTTAATGCAGTATCATATTATATTATTAGATAATACGTTTTATTAGTTGACGAATAAGGGATTAATACGATTTATAATGTAATTAGTATTAATCAGAAAATATTACTGATTATTATCAATTTTTAAACACTTTCGTTCCGTCTTAAACTGTAAACTAAATCCTCTGGCTGTTTTAATATCGATTTAAAAGCGAAATATTTATAAATAAGATGTTAATAAAGGATGTGTTATGTAAAAATGTATTTAATAGAATTTTATCACTATTAAGATCTGGGGGAATTAGAATATCAAATAAAAATCTATTTAAGCCTTTAATAAAGTCAATTTTATCCTCATTTGTTTTTATTAATGATATTATTTTTCAAAATAATCATAAATTATTATTCACTGTAATCGGGGGGAAACAATGGATATAAAAAAGAGTATATTATTATTGAGTTTTTTTATAATAATTATCATATTCATGGGGGCTGTTTCAGCAACAAGTTTGAATCTTACTGAAGCAGAACTTGCTTCTTCTGGAGTAAAAAACTATACTGAGGCCCATAATAAACTACCGGGATATGTGGATATATCAGATAAAAACAGTACCACACCTTCATATTTAAACACAGCCACTAAATTCACGGTAGAACTTAATCAAGGTGTTACCACTCCAGTAAATATTGCCACTGTAGGTAATCCCACCGGTCCGTCAGGATCTGCAACGGGCACTGTATATAAAACAGAATACGTGGATATTGCTAATCGTGTTAGTAATTTTATCAATAATAATGGTGTAGCGCCTAATTATGCATCTAGCAGTATAGGAAACATACGCTACGAATCCTTAGTATATATGTATGCAAAAATCCTGAATTATTACTTAATTAACAACCAATTGCCGAATTATGTAAGTGTAGTTTACTATTCAGGTACGGATTCGACGGGTGTAGTAATAGATAATGTCCCTCCAACTGTAACCAATAACTTACCATCCGGTACATATGATACATTAAGGAGTGTGACTTTAACAGCCAATGATAGTATTGATCCCAATCCTAAAGTTTATTATAGTGTAGACAACGGTGCTACTTGGAATAATCAGGTTAAAACAGTCACATTAAACCTAAATCCAGGATCAACAACTTTGAAGTATTATGGAGTTGATGCATCTGGTAATACTGGTACAATGCAAACAGCAACATATACCATCAATGCAGCATCACCACCAAGTGTTACTATAGATGAGTTGTTATACGCTTCTTATTCTGTTCAAGCATATGTAGAGGCTAATCATGAGCTACCAGCAAATGTGACAATAGTAGAAAAGACAATTAGTATGTCACAATTCCTTCAACTAATCAACACTGCAGCAATAAACCTAAATACCAACATAACCACATCCATACCCATAGGAAACTACACTTCAGCACTCAATCCTTCAGAAACCATAAGTACAACTGGAAATCTTACAAAAACCGATTATCTTAGCTTAGCAAATAGTGTTAAATCATATATGGATTCCAATGGTAGAGCTCCAGATTATATAACAACTAGTTTAGGGAATATGGGTTATGAATCACTGGTTTACATATTTGCACAGGTTTTAAGATCTTATCAAGTGGCAAAGGCATTACCCAACTTTATTAGAATTGTACCCTGGTCAGTTGTTGTCAATAACAATACCACTTTTATAACTATGGACAAGATAAAAAATGCTGCAGACACTGTGCAATCATATATAGAAACTAATCACCAATTACCTGAACATGTGACGATTTCCCAGTCCACAATTACCATGCCTAACTTTTTGAAACTGGAAGTGCTCTACCTCATCAATGCTAAAGAAAATTTATTCCAATCAATTGTATTAAAAGATTATAACACAGCCCCAAACCCTTACGAAAGCATTACTGGTGGTGATCTCAGTGCCACAGACTATTTAAGTGCCACAACTGCTATCAACGATTTTATGGATAATAATGGGTATGCACCCAACTATAAAACAACTGTAAGGGGCTACATACGATACGAATCACTGGTTTACATGTACTCAGAAATTATAAACTCTGCCAGTGAAAACCTACGATTACCCAACTACATAACACTAACACCGTGGACAACAGTCACGAATACTAATACTGTATTTTTGACCATGGATCAAATAAA
Coding sequences:
- a CDS encoding transposase gives rise to the protein MIRKIYYSPVHIGVSKQLNLSDFGFKNSNIQCLKRFLNKNSKFKENKLVEFIERTYYYVKIAINKYSNAFSNHLYSQHTLFTILAMKIYTKSTYREITDVIDVSDVIKRYLRIKKVPHFTTIQKFFKRLPSEQIREINQLILLLNDIKADIIALDGSGFTNDYADKYYAKIRQKERKSYIKNHLTIDVKTRLILYYQTSRGPKYDTQFAKPALRQIKKYKPDYIVADKAYDTEPIRKCINEEIKAFDQIPLKNRAKKGQYRLKSPTIFRHKIYKKRNNIESIFSTIKRKFNGTNHSRSTQLSNKETKLKNTIYNIYRTTQIN